In a genomic window of Gemmatimonadales bacterium:
- a CDS encoding alpha/beta hydrolase, translating into MVLVAAALALTAHPTTAKGQAMRAPDSKGYAAVNGVELYYEIHGSGPPLIMLHGGVTPSEMFGAPLAEMAKTHKVVALHARGHGLSTDSSLPWSFETFADDVAAVMAHLGIEKASVMGYSSGALVALQIAIRHPQRIDRLIVISTAFRAEGYFPEVLEAFEKMPSAASALGSSVSASPLAAMYPSVNWETVFRKTGELANRRHDWSAAVAAIEAPTLLVFADADAMRPEHIVEFYKLLGGGQREAGFDGSLRSPNRLAIIPNTTHYTLLGAAAVTQFSAAFLASR; encoded by the coding sequence ATGGTCCTCGTTGCCGCGGCCCTTGCCCTGACCGCGCACCCGACGACGGCGAAAGGACAGGCCATGCGCGCACCAGACTCGAAGGGCTATGCCGCAGTCAACGGTGTCGAGCTGTACTACGAGATCCACGGCAGCGGCCCACCCCTGATCATGCTGCACGGGGGCGTTACGCCGTCAGAGATGTTCGGTGCGCCGCTGGCGGAAATGGCCAAGACCCACAAGGTTGTCGCGCTGCATGCCCGCGGCCACGGTTTGAGCACGGACAGCAGCCTACCCTGGTCGTTCGAGACGTTCGCTGACGATGTTGCCGCGGTGATGGCTCATCTTGGCATCGAGAAGGCCAGCGTCATGGGGTATTCGAGCGGCGCACTCGTTGCGCTGCAGATCGCAATCCGCCATCCCCAACGCATCGACAGGCTGATTGTGATCTCGACCGCGTTTCGCGCCGAGGGCTACTTCCCGGAGGTCCTCGAGGCCTTCGAGAAGATGCCCTCGGCGGCGTCGGCGCTCGGGTCCAGCGTGAGCGCATCGCCGCTTGCCGCGATGTATCCTTCCGTGAACTGGGAAACGGTGTTCAGGAAGACGGGAGAGCTCGCCAATCGGCGTCACGATTGGTCGGCCGCGGTGGCCGCCATCGAGGCGCCGACGCTACTGGTGTTTGCGGATGCCGACGCGATGCGTCCTGAGCACATCGTGGAGTTTTACAAACTGCTGGGCGGCGGTCAGCGCGAGGCCGGTTTCGACGGATCATTGCGATCGCCCAACCGCCTCGCGATCATCCCGAACACGACGCACTACACTCTCCTCGGCGCTGCGGCTGTCACGCAGTTCTCGGCGGCGTTCCTCGCATCCCGGTAG
- a CDS encoding helix-turn-helix transcriptional regulator: MVQFQTRLNASFAALSDPTRRGILERLGHADASITDLARTFRMTLTGMKKHVGVLEQAGLVATVKVGRVRTCKLGERRLEEEGAWIESYRKLWDARFDDLDNIVAELHREERVNGRRKTR, encoded by the coding sequence ATGGTTCAGTTTCAAACTCGCCTGAACGCCTCGTTCGCCGCACTCTCGGATCCCACCCGACGCGGCATTCTGGAGCGGCTGGGACATGCGGACGCTTCGATTACGGATCTCGCCAGGACGTTCCGTATGACCCTCACGGGGATGAAGAAGCACGTTGGGGTCCTGGAGCAAGCGGGGCTTGTCGCCACGGTAAAGGTCGGGCGGGTTCGGACCTGCAAGCTTGGCGAGCGCCGGCTGGAGGAGGAGGGGGCCTGGATCGAGAGCTACCGCAAGCTCTGGGACGCGCGGTTTGACGATTTGGACAACATCGTTGCGGAACTGCACCGGGAGGAACGAGTCAATGGACGCCGAAAGACGAGGTGA
- a CDS encoding SRPBCC family protein: MKNPTTVERTSEREIVVTRLLNGPAHLVFEAWSKPELLRRWWTPPSFGISFVSCEADVRTGGTYRFVFSHPALDQPMAFFGRYLEVTPHSRIVWTNEESAEGCISTVTFEERDGRTLLVLTELYPSKQALDDAIASGSTGTSGAGEQFELLDELLAALAKS; encoded by the coding sequence ATGAAGAACCCTACGACGGTAGAACGAACCTCTGAGCGTGAGATCGTCGTCACGCGACTCCTCAACGGCCCTGCGCACCTCGTGTTCGAGGCCTGGAGCAAGCCCGAACTGCTCAGGCGATGGTGGACGCCGCCTTCGTTCGGGATATCCTTTGTTTCCTGTGAGGCCGATGTTCGCACCGGTGGCACCTACCGTTTCGTGTTCAGCCACCCGGCCCTGGACCAGCCGATGGCGTTCTTCGGCAGATACCTCGAGGTGACGCCCCACTCGCGGATCGTCTGGACCAACGAGGAGAGCGCCGAGGGTTGCATTTCCACAGTGACCTTCGAGGAAAGGGACGGCAGGACGCTCCTGGTCCTGACCGAGCTCTATCCTTCCAAGCAAGCGCTCGACGACGCCATTGCCTCCGGTAGCACGGGCACGAGCGGTGCAGGCGAGCAGTTTGAACTGCTGGATGAGCTTCTCGCTGCCTTGGCGAAGTCATGA
- a CDS encoding amidohydrolase family protein, with protein MIRNVTVIDVVSGAELPAMTVVTRGDQIVDFGTSVTVPSDALQVDGTGQYLIPGLWDMHAHHQATGVEATDLFVAKGVTGTRDMGGDLDFILPLRDRIRRGEVLGPEIVAAGPILDAAPPDWPYRQRVTDSLEAIAAVRALHERGVDFIKVHDHTPREAFVAIAAEARTVGLPLAGHVPGRISIEEAAASGMRSIEHLSNFQVFMACSGGPAYSRDRCADLFASLASNGVWQTPTVAFFRSMPETFSGRAVPHAAYASESLLELMRKNAEASSLSEEALAFLRAASEASLGAIRDLVAGGSGILAGCDGLVPGFCLHDELEWLTKAGLSPLQALQTATVNPARFLGREATQGTIERGKRADLVLLAANPLQSIDNVRRIEAVVVRGRLLRKAELDRIVASHRRPDDAQGAGAAPGR; from the coding sequence GTGATTCGGAACGTGACGGTGATCGATGTCGTGAGTGGTGCAGAGCTGCCAGCCATGACCGTCGTGACACGGGGCGATCAGATTGTCGATTTCGGCACGAGTGTGACGGTTCCTTCCGACGCTCTGCAGGTCGATGGCACTGGCCAGTACCTGATCCCCGGCCTGTGGGACATGCACGCGCACCATCAGGCGACCGGTGTCGAGGCGACTGATCTGTTTGTCGCGAAGGGTGTAACGGGCACCCGCGACATGGGAGGCGACCTGGACTTCATTCTGCCGTTGCGCGATCGGATCCGCCGGGGTGAGGTCCTGGGTCCCGAGATTGTCGCTGCCGGGCCGATCCTCGATGCTGCTCCGCCGGACTGGCCCTATCGACAGCGCGTGACCGATTCGCTCGAGGCGATTGCGGCGGTCCGAGCCCTGCATGAGCGGGGCGTCGATTTCATCAAGGTTCATGACCACACGCCGCGGGAGGCGTTCGTTGCCATCGCAGCCGAGGCAAGGACGGTCGGGCTTCCGTTGGCCGGACATGTGCCCGGGCGTATCAGCATCGAAGAAGCCGCCGCCTCCGGAATGCGCAGCATCGAGCATCTCTCGAACTTCCAGGTCTTTATGGCGTGTTCGGGTGGTCCCGCCTACAGCCGGGATCGCTGCGCCGATCTGTTTGCGAGCCTGGCGAGCAACGGGGTTTGGCAAACTCCGACGGTTGCGTTCTTCAGGAGCATGCCGGAGACGTTCTCGGGCCGAGCGGTACCGCATGCTGCGTACGCCAGCGAGTCGCTGCTCGAGCTCATGCGTAAGAATGCGGAGGCCTCGAGCCTTTCCGAGGAGGCCCTGGCATTCCTTCGCGCGGCCAGCGAGGCCAGCCTTGGGGCGATCCGCGATCTGGTTGCCGGCGGAAGCGGCATCCTGGCGGGGTGCGACGGCCTGGTACCCGGATTCTGCCTTCACGATGAACTGGAGTGGCTCACCAAGGCCGGATTGTCGCCGCTGCAGGCGCTTCAGACGGCCACGGTCAATCCAGCCCGCTTCCTCGGACGCGAGGCGACCCAGGGCACCATCGAGCGCGGCAAGCGAGCCGACCTCGTCCTGCTGGCCGCCAATCCACTTCAGAGCATCGACAACGTGCGCCGTATCGAAGCTGTCGTGGTTCGAGGCCGCCTATTGCGCAAGGCAGAGCTCGACCGGATCGTCGCCTCGCACCGTCGTCCCGACGACGCGCAGGGCGCGGGCGCCGCGCCTGGTCGGTAG
- a CDS encoding type II toxin-antitoxin system VapC family toxin: MAHRKFVLDTNCFIDAARDADFRAAFTRFSEAAAAGLYLSAVVAAELRAGLANRKARTQFEDEVLGPFVRRGRVLTPTERSWDALGHVLATLSEPDGLRAAQIPRSFVFDILIAQSCREAGATLISRNTRDLARIAEITPFAFDAPFPDLGAA; this comes from the coding sequence GTGGCCCACCGGAAGTTTGTCCTCGATACGAACTGCTTCATCGATGCCGCCCGCGACGCAGACTTCCGGGCCGCGTTCACCCGCTTCTCCGAGGCCGCGGCCGCCGGGCTCTATCTGAGTGCCGTGGTAGCGGCTGAGCTCCGGGCCGGGCTCGCGAATCGGAAAGCCCGCACCCAGTTCGAAGACGAGGTATTGGGACCGTTTGTCCGTCGAGGGCGGGTCCTAACGCCGACAGAGCGCAGCTGGGATGCGCTTGGGCACGTATTGGCTACACTCAGCGAGCCCGACGGGCTCCGCGCAGCCCAGATCCCGCGCAGTTTCGTCTTCGATATCTTGATCGCGCAGAGCTGTCGCGAAGCGGGGGCTACCTTGATCTCGCGGAACACACGGGATCTGGCTCGTATTGCGGAGATTACTCCCTTTGCGTTCGACGCGCCCTTTCCGGATCTGGGCGCCGCATAA